CTGCGCGAAGGTCAAGGGCACAAACACGTACTGGTCATCATACTGCCGCTCAATGGCAAACACGCCCCCCGCCTGTATACCCTCCTGCCGGAAGGCGTTCTCTGGGTTGATGACCGTTTTCTTGCCGGCCTTGGGGTACAGGAACTGCAGCGGTGAGAAGGGGTTCTCCGTCCGGATGGACAATTGGTACTGCACGCCCCGGCCAATAAGCGCGTATTGCGTTTTGCCTTTCTTGAGCCGGTAACTGCCCTCTACAATAGCGGAGTCAATCTGGTTCTGCAGGAAGAAGTTGTCACTCACCCCTTTCACCTTCACCACCATCTGGCGGTCATTGTAGCGGAGCAGGGCGTTGTCTTCAATCACCTCGGTGAGAAGGGCCACGCCCGGAGTTTTGCGTATGCGCTCCAGAAACTGGGCATTGGTCTCAAAGGACTTGCCTTCTATGGAAGTGATCTTTATTTCGGGGTCAAACTTGCCGTACAGCGACCTGATCAGATCCTCCAGCCCGTTGAACACCGACAGCACCACAATCAAGGCCATGGACCCCACGCCCACGCCAATCATGGCAATAATGGAGATGATGTTGATGATGTTGCGCTTCTTCTTGGAGAAGAAGTACCGCCGGGCGATAAAAAGGGCAACGTTCATCTTTGGGTGAGGGAGGTAGTGGTTAAATGATTGCGTGAATGGCTTCTCGTGCTATTCAGGTCGGTTTACTGTTCTGCGGGCAAAGGGTTTTATTTCTTTCTAGTTCCTATGGCGTTTTTGGTAGCATACCTTAACGCGTGTTTGGGGAAAAAGCCGCTAAGTGGTATCCTGCTTTTAAAGAATGAGCCTTCCCCATTCTCTCCATCATTCAATCACTCAACCACTCAGCCACTCCTTCACTCATTAAACCTACTTCCAGGCCTTTACAATGAGGCCGGTGCCGGTGGGGTGGTTGCCGTTGGTGTCCAACCAGTTAAGCAGTAGGCAGAACGGGTACACCAGCAGGTAGTAGAACGGCAGGATGATGAAGAACAGCTTGGAGGCCCCCAGCATTAAGATAGGGTACTTCATGCTCAGGCGCCAGGAGATCTTACCAGGCGTTCCGTAGGAATAATGGGCCTGGGTGCGGCTGAAACCGGCGCTCTTCAGTTTGTCCTGTATTTCCTGGATGTTGTAACCGTCGCGTACGTGTTCTTCAATGAAAGAGCTTTCCTCGCCGCCGTGCACGTCTGAGCCGCCTTGGTCTGAGGGCGTGGAGATCAAGACCATGCCGCCGGGCTTCATGGAGGCATAGAAGTTCTTGAACACCTCCACGTCTTCCAGAATGTGCTCCATCACGTCTACAGAAAGCACCAGGTCAAAGGTCTCCTGCGGCTCGCGGTACGTCACCAGATCCTCCTTGCGGAAGTTCACGTTGTTGCGGCCTATCTTCTGGAAGAAGTTGTGGCAATCCGCGATCTGCTCGTCCTTCACGTCTACGGCCAGAATGCGCCATTTGTCGCTCATGCCGGAGAGGTAGTAGCTGTACTGGCCAAAGCCCGAGCCGGCATCCAGAATACGGATGGGTTGCTGGCGCTTGCCCTTGGCCCAGGCCCGCAGTTCTTTATGGATGTGCCACGTGCGCAGCAGCAAAAGGTCTAACAGGTTGTAAAACAGCTTGCGCAGGAAAGGGGTTTTGTTGAACGCCTCGCCCAGAACGCGTTTAATAGGATCGTACTGCATGGGTGGGTTTAGTAGCTGGCTATGAGAAAGGCAGAATTAGCGGCCTTCGGTGTCTTCTTCGTGGTCGTCAATGTCTTCGTCATAGAAGTCATCTTCCTCCTCGCCGGTCTCGTCCTCAGGGTTGGTGAAGGGATTGGTAGGATCTTCCTTAGACTCAGAGGGGATATCCAGCGTAGCCAGGATTTTGTCCATTTTGGCGGCGTACTCGGCGGTGTCGTCCAGGTAGAAGATCAGCTCGGGGATTACACGCACCTGGTTCTTGATGCGCTTGGCCAGCTCGTGCCGAATGGTCTTGGTGTGTACCTGAATCTCCTTGAGCATTTCGCGGCCATTGGGGTTGAGCAACAGGCTCAAATGCGCTTTGGCCACGCCCAGGTCCGGGGACACTTGTACCCCACTTACAGATATATAGGCGCCATGAAACAGATGGGAAACATCGCGCTGAAAAATATCAGCGAGCTCTTTCTGGATCAGACGGGCGAATTTTTGTTGGCGTTTACTTTCCATGATTCAGCAAATATCGCATTAATTTCACATTTTTACCCCACAAACCGCTGCCCTCTTTGACACAAGGTCCTGGGGGCGGCTCAGCCGCACATACGTTTGATACGATTCTTCCGCAGTTTGTTTCCGTCTAGATGGGTGGTGTTGGGACTGCTGTTTCTTCTTATCCGGCTTCCGCTTATCTTTCTGGAGCTTCCTATGACGCTTTCTGAGCTGCACCACCTGCTGCTGGGCGAGCGCCTGCACGACGGTTTTATGCTCTACCAGGACGTGTATGACACCACCGCCCCGCTGTCTGCGGGAATCTACTGGCTACTGGAGACCCTGTCGCCGCGGCCTTTTCTGCTGCACCGGTTGTTGGCCACTTTCCTTATTGGCTACCAGGCCTTCCTGCTGAATTATATTTTCAACCGCAACCAGGTGCACCCCTACCGGTCTTACGTTCCGGCGCTTCTGTACATGCTCTTTGGCAGTATCTTCTTTGAGCTAGACGTGCTCTCTCCGTTGCTGCTGGGCCATACGTTTGTGCTGCTCGCCGTGTACAGCCTCACGGCCATCTCCAAGGAGGCCTCTAACGGCGGTCGCCTGTTTAAGGCCGGTTTCATGCTGGGGCTGGCGGCCTTGTGTTACCTGCCGCTTATGTGGTTTCTGGTGCTGGGCTTCTTCGCCATTATCTACTTTGCGTCGGTGGCGTTCAGAAGTACCCTGCTCATGCTCACGGGCTTTGCTTTCCCCTTTAGCGTGGTCATCACCTTCTTCCTGTACCAGAATGCCTTGATACCTTTTCTGGAGGAAGGACTGGCGTGGTCGTGGCAGTTTGGCTTTGCGTTTGGCTTGCCCATGAAACAGGTGCTCACCATTGCGGCCCTGCCCCTGGCCTTTCTGGCGCTGTCTCTCCTTAGCTTGCCCCTGATCACCTTAGGCCCCAACTACCAGGCCCGTTTCCTGCAGTTTATGCTCATCTGGACCATTGTGGTGATTCCGGTGCTCATCAGTGGACATGACGGGTCGGCCAAAGGCCTGATTGTGGTGCTGCCGTTGATCTCGTACTTCGGCATTTTCCTGTTCTCCTGGTGGGGTAAGCGTATCTGGATAGCCGAAATTCTCTTTCTGGTGATTGTGGCCGCCGTGGTGGTGATCAGGTATAACCCCTTCGGGATGGTGTACCTGCCCCTGGGCATTGACCCCGAGCTGGTGCAGGTGCGCGAAGCCCCCCGCTACCGGCAGGTGCAAGGCCAACGGCTGCTGGTGCTGGGCCCCGACCTCAACTATTACCAACACAACCGCCTGGGCTCACCTTACCTACGCTGGGACCTGGCGCAGCCCTATTTTGGCCAGTTAGATAATTACCAGTCACTGTTCACCATTCTCCAAGACCTTCGGCAAAGCCCCCCAGACTATATTGTGGACCAGAAGAACCTCATGCCTGAGCTGCAATACAAGCTACCGGTGGTGTTCCAGCGGTACGAACGGGTAGAGAACGGGCCTTTCTATAAGCGGGTCAGGTAGAAGGCTTTGGCTGTTTTAAGGCCGTTTTACTGAAAGCAGGCTTAAAACAGCTTTTGTCTTCATTGCCTTTCGTAACCTCTTCCGTTGTGATATAGGTGAAAAGACAATTCCCGTTTTGGGCCTGTTTTCTGAATAACAGGCCCAAAACGGGAATTGCTTTTTATGGCTGACTAGGTTGTTCTTAGCAAGTGATCTTGTCTACGCGGGTCTGGTGTCTGCCTCCTTCAAAGGGAGTGGTTAGGAAAGCGTCTACCATGTCTTTGGCCACGTCTTCGGTCACAAAGCGGGCCGGAATACAGAGCACGTTGGCGTTGTTGTGAGAACGGGCCAACTGGGCCAGTTCTTTATCCCAGCAAAGGGCTGCCCTGATGCCGGCGTGCTTGTTGGCCGTAATGGCTACTCCGTTGCCGCTGCCGCAGATCAAGATTCCCATTTCATACTCCTTGTTCTCCACGGCCGTGGAAAGCGGATGCACAAAGTCTGGGTAATCTACCGAGGCATCTGAGAACGGACCGAAGTCTTTCAACTCATGGCCCTTCTTCTCCAGTTCCTGCTTTAGTATTTCTTTGTATTGGAAGCCGGCATGGTCGCCGCCTAGTGCAATTTTCATGGCGTAATAGGTTAAGAGGTCGCTTCTTTGTTTAAACGGGCCAGATCATTTTTACGCACCATCCAGGAGATATGGATACTTACCTCATAGAGTAACAGCAATGGAATGCCCATGAGCGTCATGCTCAGCACGTCTGGCGGTGACAGGATGGCAGCTACCAGGGCAATCACCACAATGGCGTGCTTGCGGTAAATCCGCATTAACTCTGGGCTTACCAGTCCAGCCTTAGACAGGAAGAACACAATCATGGGTAGTTCAAACATAAGGCCGCAGGACAAAACAATAGTGATGAGGGTAGACACGTACGAAGACAAGTCAAACTCATTCACAATGCTAGGATCTACCTGGTAAGAGGCCAGAAAATTGATAGACAGCGGCGACACAATGAAATACCCAAACAGGGACCCTACCAGGAACAGCGCTGACACAAAGAAGACCGCGCCCCTGGAATTTTCCCGTTCATTGGGGTAGAGGCCCGGTTTGATAAAGCTCCAGATTTCCCAGAAAAGGTACGGGAAGCCCAGCAACAGACCAATAATAAAGGAACTGGTCAAGTGCATGGTGAACTGCGAGGACAGTTCCCGGCTTTGCAACGTGAACGGTAGTTCTGTGATACAAAGGCCGGGCGAGTTTAAAGCCGCGCCCACTTCGCACAGTTTCCGGTACGTGAGGAAATCTACCCTTGATGGGCCCAGAATGATCTCATGGAAGACAATCTCCGGGAAGCTGAAGGCTATACCGGTAAATACCACCACCGCCACCGCCGAACGGATCAAATGCCACCGTAGAACCTCCAGGTGGTCCAAAAAGGTCATCTCATGTTCTTCTCCACTGTGCGCTGCCACCTCTCCGGAACGTTGTGCCATGTATCTGGTAAAAATTTTACAAGCTTGCTAGTCAACTAATAACCCTTCCCGGCATAGACCGGCTTTATGCATCTGCCTGCGCAGGGAAAGGTTTCTATCTAGCTTAGTGTTGCTTGGTCTGGTTATTTAGTAGTTGAACAACGGGAACTGTAACATCCAGTTGTTGATGTCTTTTCTGGTCTGTGAAATGATGGTCTCGTTGTCATGGTTCATGAGCACGCGGTCAATGTACTCCACAATGCGATCCATGTCTTGTTCCTTCAGCCCGCGGGTAGTTACGGCAGCCGAGCCAATTCGGATTCCGGAAGTCACAAAAGGTGATTTGTCATCAAACGGCACCATGTTCTTGTTGATGGTGATATCGGCTTTGATCAAGGTGTTTTCCGCCAGTTTACCGGTCAAGTCCTTAGATCTGAGGTCAATCAGCATCAGGTGATTGTCTGTGCCGGCTGAGATAAGCTTGTAGCCACGGCCCACCAGAGAATGAGCCAGCGCCTGGGCGTTTTTCTGCACCTGCGCGGTATATTCTTTATAGGAAGGCGTGAGGGCCTCAAAGAAAGCCACGGCCTTGGCGGCAATCACGTGCTCCAGTGGTCCGCCCTGCGTGCCCGGGAACACGCCGCTGTCCAGCAAGGAAGACATCATGCGTACTTCGCCCTTAGGCGTCTTCAGCCCGAACGGGTTTTCAAAGTCTTTCCGCATCATGATCATCCCGCCGCGCGGTCCCCGTAGGGTTTTGTGGGTGGTGGTGGTCACAATGTGGCAATAGTCAAACGGGTCATTCAACAGTCCGGTGGCAATAAGGCCGGCCGGGTGCGAGATATCGGCTAACAAAAGAGCCCCTACCGCATCGGCGGCCTCGCGCAGTACTTTGTAGTTCCAGTCACGGGAGTAGGCCGAGGCCCCACAGATGATCAGTTTCGGTTTCTCGCGCTCAGCTACCTCTCTGACTTTCTCCCAGTTGATTTCGCCAGTCTCTGGCTCTACGCCATAGAAAGAAGGCTTGTACAGCTTGCCGGAGAAGTTCACCGGCGACCCGTGGGTTAAGTGCCCACCGTGTGACAGGTCAAAGCCTAGAATTTTATCACCGGCGTTTAACACGGCCAGCATCACCGCGGCATTGGCCTGCGCGCCGGAGTGCGGCTGTACGTTCACCCACTCCACCCCGAAGAGTTCTTTGGCCCTATCAATAGCCAATTGCTCCGACTGGTCTACTATCTCACAGCCCCCGTAATAGCGCTTGGACGGCAAGCCCTCGGCGTATTTATTGGTGAGCACGCTGCCCATGGCCTCCATTACCTGGTCTGACACAAAGTTTTCTGAGGCAATAAGTTCTAAGCCGTGCAGTTGGCGCTGATGCTCTTTCTGGATAAGATCGAAGATTTGGGAATCGCGTTGCATGTGAGATATTGTTAGTAGGTGCCCAAAAGTACAGCCATTGCAGCAAATAACCAATGGTTTAGGGTTGAAGGCGCAAGAGAAATGGTGCGCAGTGGTTTAAAGGCGTTTTACGGAAAAGGGTATAAAAAAAGCCCCAGGCTGAACCTGAGGCTTTTTGTGATTGGGTTTGAATGTTTACTGCTTTATCAATCGTTGGGTCTGTCTTTCCCCATTAACCTCCGTTGTGAGTAAGTAAATGCCAGGCTTTACTTGTGGGCCTAAAGTAAGATCGGTTTCAGAAGCACCGGCAGAAATTTTTACCTTTTTTTCAAAGGCTACCTGGCCATACTCAGAAATAAGTTTTACTAACATCTCACCTGCTTTTTCTGCGTTAACGACTACTCTTACCTTGTTTGTGAAGGGATTGGGAGAAGCGGTGACAGAATTGGCAGAAGGCTTGAACTCTACCTCTATGGTCTGGCTGTAAGTAAAGGAGCCATCCAGGTTAACTCTTTTAAGGCGGTAGTAGTTGGCCTGCCCTTGTAATGGGCTTACATCTTCTGCATGGTACACTGCGACTGCCGCGTTGTTACTGTTCTGTCTAGGTGCATTTGTGATGATGGTCTTGAATTCGTTACTCTCTAAGCTGGTAGCTATTTCCACATCATAAGAAGCAGTGTTACGACCAGCAACCATCCACTTGAGTTTGACGGTTTTTGCGTTCCAGTGACCAGTGAAATCCATTTCTTCTACGGTAACTGCAGGCTCTTCTTTCACTGGTTGAGAAGCAATGAAGTCAATAGCCGAAGTGCCGTTATGGAGGTAATATTCAGTGAGGTCTGAAATGCCAGTAAGTTCTGCGGTAAAATAGTTACCCGTTGCAGAGAAGGTGGCATTAGGAAGATATGAGGTAACGGCGCCATCTTCTGTATTGTCTATATAGGCACAGTTTTCTGTGGTGCCTGCGCTATAGGTTGTAAACGAGAGGTCAGAGAGTGATGTCACCGCATTATTGGCGGCACTATAGGCCTCAAGCTCTGAGGCTAAACCATAAAGCCTAATGCTTACTGGCTTGTCTGCGCTTGGCTGGTTAGAAGATCTTATTCTCCAGTTCCTGGCAAAAGCATTTATAATACTCCCTTCGGCGTTTTTTAAAGCTAGGTTAGGATTGGAGTTCACGGCAAAGTCAATGGATACCTCACCTAAAATATTTCCACCGTCACGAATAGCGGCAATTACTTCTCCTTCATATTTAATTTCCTGCCAGGTATTTGAACCTGTTGAGGTGATGCTTAGGGAAGGTGTGCAAGCGTTAAAATCAGTAGGAGCCTTGGGAGAATAAATGAGAGAACCGCAGTTTAAGAAGTTCCAACCTGTAGTAGTTCCTATTGATGTGCTGGCTAAGCCTGCAAAATAATTTCCTGGGCCAGTGGCAGTAACATCAGAAATAGTAAGGTAATCTGTGCAAAAGCCAAAAGATGAAAAATTAACGTTGGCTGTTTGGCCAGCAATAGAGGATTTGATAGTAGTCAAAGATCCGGCGCCTGGGGTAAAAAGACTTTCTACAGTTTGAGTCTGGCTACTTTCTAAGGTAAGTGTATTTCCCTCGGCTAAGTCAGCTTTAGGAAGCGAAAGCCCAACAAATGTATTGCTTTGGTTGATTATGGAGTTTGACCCATGGAACGTGACTAATTTGTATGATTTGCCACCGCCATTGAATACATGTGTGTTGGGTCCGTTAAGGGTGAAAGTGGCCCCGGTTGCATCTAGGTTTAAGGACGGGTTGATATTCCAGGTGCTCAAATAATCAATGGAAGTACTCCCTATTTCCAAGGTTCTGGCGGCAGTGCCCACAGAATTAAAGGTGTTTACTGAAATTGGGTGGCCATTGGTTTTGAGGGTTCCCTCATTAAGATTAATGGTTCCGTTGGCAGCGGCTCTTATCTGGCTTTGAAGTTCCCAAATCCCGCCTCCTTCAAATGTAAGAACGGTGTTAGGGGCTAAGATCCTTGCCTCTAAGTTTACCGGAATGTTTATGCCTGAAGATTTGAATATAAGGTTGAGGCCTTTTACTCCGGTAAAGGTTAAATCAAGATGGGCCTGCAGTCCTCCATGTATATTTAATGTCTGCCCGTTTCCGTCAAAAGAGGCCCCCCGGATATTAGTCCAGGTAATGTTTTTTGTGTGTGCTTCTACGTCTAAAGTGATTTTCTGGCCTGAGAAAAGAAACGAATTCAAATCAAAGACTACATCATCTTCTGCTGTAGGCAATGATTGATGCTTTATTTTTCCTCCGCTGGTAGTTGCCCAGTGGCCTAATTCACTCCATGCGCCGCTACCGCGGTTATTCAATCCAAAAGGAACCCAATAATAGGTTTTACCAGTGGCTGTTGAATCGGCTAAGGGTAGACTAGATACTATTTTTCCTAGTAGGGCAAGATTAGTCAGGGACAGCTGAGCATGCGTGGTTGCAAAATGGCCTTCATTCATAATCTTAGTTGACCTGAAAGGGGCAGACAGGCTGCCTTTTGCAGATACCAGAGTGCGGCAGGTCAAAATCAGGCACAAGATCAGGTAGGGAATAACCTTCAAGTGAGTAATTGTTTTCTGCATAATGTTAAAATTAGGGTTTAGTAGTATTAGATAAGCTTGTTAATGGGGGTATGAAAAATAATTCTATAATTGGCTAATAAGGTAAGAGGCAGTTGTTTTATGATAATGCATAGCTATAGCTTTAAATGGTTTTGCTTAATTATGATAATAATTATAAATGATATTCTATTTTTGGCTTCTGAATGGGCAATACCTATTCTATTGGTCAATTTTATATACTAATATATGTCATAATTATATATAGGCAAGGGGTTATAGAGTATCTGAGATAAATATTTGGAAAATATAATTGCGTGGTGGAAAGTTTGCTGATTACTGCCCTTCATGCATGTTGTGTATAAGACCGCCTGTTTTTTTAGCTTATAATTTAAAAGATGGGAAGGCGAAGATTAAATAGCTCAGAGGACTTGTAACTTTTCATCTGAGGGAAGGGCTTACTAGAGGAAGTGGGCCCTTGATGAGTTGGCGCTGCGTTTGGCTGCTTACTTTGTTGAAGAGCTTGTTTGATGATTTTGAACATAAAAAAAGGGGAAGCATTTGCTTCCCCTTTTTTTATGGCTAGTGAGTAACCTATTGTTTAATCACACGTGCTGTGGTTACCTGGCCATTTAACTCTGTAGTCAGGATGTAAATACCAGAGCTTAAAGACGAGTTGTTTAATGGAAGTTCAACTGTTGATACTCCGCTTTCAACTGTAAATGTTTGCTCAAAAGCCTTTTTGCCGGTTACGTAGTAAAGTACTACTGTGAGTTCACCAGCTTTGGCAGCGTCTACTTCCACGTTCAGGTTCTGAACAAAAGGATTTGGATAAACCTTTACCTGAGCATTAGAAGGTTCGGTTACGGCTTTGTTAACAGCAATTACTTTGCTCAGTTCAGAGGCACCATCTAGGTCAACTTGCTTTAAGCGGTAGTACGTTACTGGGGCTTTTGGAGTACGATTTATGAATTCATAAGACTGTACTACTGAGCTGTTAGTTACTTTGCTGTCTACGCGTCCAATCGTTACGAAACCTTCTTTGGTAGGATTAGCACTTGTCTGCACTTCAAAATAAGCGTTATCTTTTTCAGAAGCAGTTTTCCAGGTAAGGATAATGCCTTTAGAAGTTCCTTTACCAGCGAAGTCCATTAACTCTACAGGAAGCGGCTCTGGCTCAAGTACGGTGAAAGGTGCACTTGCTTCACCGCCTAACGTTGTTACCGTCATTGGGCCTGAGGTGGCGCCAGTTGGCACGTTCATGGTAATGGTATTCGCATCTAGGTTTTCAAAAGTAGATACAGCAGTCCCATTGAAAGCAATGGCGGTGATGTCTTTCAGGTTTGATCCTTTAACAGTCACCTTAGTTCCAACTAAACCAGAATTTGGGGATAAAGAAGTTATAGTTGGTCCTACATAGAACATGGCTTGAGCTTCTCCTCCTGCGGTTGTAACCACCAACGGGCCTGAGGTGGCTCCCGCAGGTACCTTCACTTGCAGGTTGTTGGCGTCGATTTCACCAAACTCAAGGGCGGTGGTCCCGTTGAAAGTGATGCTTGTGGGGTTGCTTAGGTTAGTTCCTGTGATCCTCACAATAGTGCCTACCGGCCCGGAGGAAGGGGAAAGCGAGGTAATGGTTGGCGCAGGAGGAAGGACAGTAAAGAGAGAAGTGCTTTCTACTACAATCACTCCTTCGTCATTATCAATTGCGATCTTACCAGTCACCGCGTTTACTGGCACGTAGCCTGTGATCACGGTGCCTTCTGGCTTGGTGGGGTCTGGGTTTACCACGATATCGTCGGCGTACGTATAGTTTCCGAATTGATCAGTGAACATAAGTCCTGCATTAGCAGAGAAATCAGTGCCAGTTACAGTTACCAGCGTGCCCACCGGGCCACGGTCTGGGGTAAAGGAGGTTATGGAGGTAGCTACAGAGTAAGTAATGCTAGCTTCTCCACCTGCGGTTGTAACCACCAACGGGCCTGAGGTGGCTCCCGCAGGTACCTTCACTTGCAGGTTGTTGGCGTCGATTTCACCAAACTCAAGGGCGGTGGTCCCGTTGAAAGTGATGCTTGTGGGGTTGCTCAAGTTGGTTCCTGTGATCCTCACAATAGTGCCTACCGGCCCGGAGGATGGGGAAAGCGAGGTAATGGTTGGTGCAGGAGGCGTTACAGTAAATAAGGTTACACTTTCTTCTACAATGTTGCCCTCATCATCATCAATGGCGATCTTGCCGGTCACCGCATTAACTGGTACGTAGCCTGAGATCACCGTGCCTGCTGGCTTAGAAGGGTCCGGGTTTACCACGATATCGTCGGCGTAGGTGTAGTTTCCGAACTGGTCAGTGAAGAGAAGTCCTGCATTTGCAGAGAAATTGCTGCCGGTTACAGTTACCAGCGTGCCCACCGGGCCACGGTCTGGGGTAATAGAGGTAATAGAAGCTCCCAGAACAGTAAAGTTTACTTGTGCAGATCCGCCGGCGGTGGTAACCACTAATGGGCCGGTGGAGGCATTGGTAGGAACAATTACTCTCACCTCATTACTATTGATAGCCATTACTTCTGTAGCGATGGTGCCATTAAAGGTAATGCTTTGTAATCCATTCAGATTAGAGCCAAGGATAGTTACCTCTGCACCTATTGGTCCAGAAGACGGGCTAATGGAAGTAATGATGGGAGATGGAACCACTACTGTGAAATCTGTCTGGGCTGAACCACCTAAAGTGGTAACCACTAGTTTTCCAGCACCGTTTGCCGCACCACTAGGTACTTTAACTGTAATTTTAGTTTTGCTCTCTAAAGTATACTCAGAAGCAACCTGGCCATTTATGGAGATGCTTTGGAAATTATCAAGGTTCGTTCCATTTACAGTTACAACTGTTCCAATAGGACCAGAAGTGGGGTCAATGGAGCTAATGGTAGGGGCTGGGATAATGGTAAAGTCGTTTGCACTAGAAGTAGTCTCATTGCTGCTAACCTTAACAGTTATCTTACCAGTAACTGCACCAGAAGGTACTTTTACTGTGATTCTGCTGTCATTAACAATTGTTAAAGTGCTGCTTTTCAAGCTAGGGTTGAAAAGGACTTCAGTGGTGTTGATTAAGTTCGAGCCATAAATATCTACCGTGGTTCCGATTCCACCAGAGGTTGGAGTAAAGGAATCTATTACGGCCGGCAGAATTACACCATTACCTGATAGGTTTACAGCGAAATTTCCTTCATCACTGTCATTGTTAGCTATAACGATTGATGCAGTCTTAGTAAAAATGGCATTTGGTTTAAATGCTACTCTGAAGGACGTTTGTTCGTTTGGCTGAAGAGTGGATGCCGTTGGCTGGGTAACTATTTCAAATTGCCCAGCAGGGTTTTCACTTGTAATGGCTAGAGGAGTTGAGATAACTAGCGGTTCTGACCCAACATTTTTGATGTAGAAGGTAGTGGGGCTGCTAGTTGTATTAGCATTTTGTGGTGCAAAAGTATAGGTGCTCCCGCTATTCATGGCGTTAGAACCAGCCAAAACTTCAATTTCAGGGCTAGTAGTTCTTTTTGTTACTACCACCTGGTCCAGATAAAGGGGGATAGTACTTGAAGCAATGCTTGTCAATCTAAAGCGCACTACCCTGGTTTCAGCTTTTGGCGTAGCCAAACCTGGTACAGATCCTCCCGGGGAACTTCCAGTGAATGGGGGTAATGTCGTCATGGTTGACCAAGGTCCGGCCGTTGTTTCGGCCTCTTCTACTATAAAGTTACCGCTA
This Rufibacter radiotolerans DNA region includes the following protein-coding sequences:
- the rpiB gene encoding ribose 5-phosphate isomerase B codes for the protein MKIALGGDHAGFQYKEILKQELEKKGHELKDFGPFSDASVDYPDFVHPLSTAVENKEYEMGILICGSGNGVAITANKHAGIRAALCWDKELAQLARSHNNANVLCIPARFVTEDVAKDMVDAFLTTPFEGGRHQTRVDKITC
- a CDS encoding T9SS type A sorting domain-containing protein; the encoded protein is MQKTITHLKVIPYLILCLILTCRTLVSAKGSLSAPFRSTKIMNEGHFATTHAQLSLTNLALLGKIVSSLPLADSTATGKTYYWVPFGLNNRGSGAWSELGHWATTSGGKIKHQSLPTAEDDVVFDLNSFLFSGQKITLDVEAHTKNITWTNIRGASFDGNGQTLNIHGGLQAHLDLTFTGVKGLNLIFKSSGINIPVNLEARILAPNTVLTFEGGGIWELQSQIRAAANGTINLNEGTLKTNGHPISVNTFNSVGTAARTLEIGSTSIDYLSTWNINPSLNLDATGATFTLNGPNTHVFNGGGKSYKLVTFHGSNSIINQSNTFVGLSLPKADLAEGNTLTLESSQTQTVESLFTPGAGSLTTIKSSIAGQTANVNFSSFGFCTDYLTISDVTATGPGNYFAGLASTSIGTTTGWNFLNCGSLIYSPKAPTDFNACTPSLSITSTGSNTWQEIKYEGEVIAAIRDGGNILGEVSIDFAVNSNPNLALKNAEGSIINAFARNWRIRSSNQPSADKPVSIRLYGLASELEAYSAANNAVTSLSDLSFTTYSAGTTENCAYIDNTEDGAVTSYLPNATFSATGNYFTAELTGISDLTEYYLHNGTSAIDFIASQPVKEEPAVTVEEMDFTGHWNAKTVKLKWMVAGRNTASYDVEIATSLESNEFKTIITNAPRQNSNNAAVAVYHAEDVSPLQGQANYYRLKRVNLDGSFTYSQTIEVEFKPSANSVTASPNPFTNKVRVVVNAEKAGEMLVKLISEYGQVAFEKKVKISAGASETDLTLGPQVKPGIYLLTTEVNGERQTQRLIKQ
- a CDS encoding ABC transporter permease — its product is MNVALFIARRYFFSKKKRNIINIISIIAMIGVGVGSMALIVVLSVFNGLEDLIRSLYGKFDPEIKITSIEGKSFETNAQFLERIRKTPGVALLTEVIEDNALLRYNDRQMVVKVKGVSDNFFLQNQIDSAIVEGSYRLKKGKTQYALIGRGVQYQLSIRTENPFSPLQFLYPKAGKKTVINPENAFRQEGIQAGGVFAIERQYDDQYVFVPLTFAQELLSYGNKRTALEVKTEDPKDIDNVKAALQEQLGPGFNVQNSEEQHVSLLRAVKVEKLFVFVTFTFVLLIASINIFFSLSMLVLDKQKDIAILASLGADPGTIRKVFLLEGAIVAFTGAVVGLVTGGLICWLQQTYGWVSMGMSTSVVEAYPVLMRPLDFAFTAAAIIFITFLVSIKPAQRAAALSIRENL
- a CDS encoding ribosome-binding factor A; translated protein: MESKRQQKFARLIQKELADIFQRDVSHLFHGAYISVSGVQVSPDLGVAKAHLSLLLNPNGREMLKEIQVHTKTIRHELAKRIKNQVRVIPELIFYLDDTAEYAAKMDKILATLDIPSESKEDPTNPFTNPEDETGEEEDDFYDEDIDDHEEDTEGR
- the glyA gene encoding serine hydroxymethyltransferase, encoding MQRDSQIFDLIQKEHQRQLHGLELIASENFVSDQVMEAMGSVLTNKYAEGLPSKRYYGGCEIVDQSEQLAIDRAKELFGVEWVNVQPHSGAQANAAVMLAVLNAGDKILGFDLSHGGHLTHGSPVNFSGKLYKPSFYGVEPETGEINWEKVREVAEREKPKLIICGASAYSRDWNYKVLREAADAVGALLLADISHPAGLIATGLLNDPFDYCHIVTTTTHKTLRGPRGGMIMMRKDFENPFGLKTPKGEVRMMSSLLDSGVFPGTQGGPLEHVIAAKAVAFFEALTPSYKEYTAQVQKNAQALAHSLVGRGYKLISAGTDNHLMLIDLRSKDLTGKLAENTLIKADITINKNMVPFDDKSPFVTSGIRIGSAAVTTRGLKEQDMDRIVEYIDRVLMNHDNETIISQTRKDINNWMLQFPLFNY
- the tatC gene encoding twin-arginine translocase subunit TatC codes for the protein MAQRSGEVAAHSGEEHEMTFLDHLEVLRWHLIRSAVAVVVFTGIAFSFPEIVFHEIILGPSRVDFLTYRKLCEVGAALNSPGLCITELPFTLQSRELSSQFTMHLTSSFIIGLLLGFPYLFWEIWSFIKPGLYPNERENSRGAVFFVSALFLVGSLFGYFIVSPLSINFLASYQVDPSIVNEFDLSSYVSTLITIVLSCGLMFELPMIVFFLSKAGLVSPELMRIYRKHAIVVIALVAAILSPPDVLSMTLMGIPLLLLYEVSIHISWMVRKNDLARLNKEATS
- a CDS encoding class I SAM-dependent methyltransferase, whose amino-acid sequence is MQYDPIKRVLGEAFNKTPFLRKLFYNLLDLLLLRTWHIHKELRAWAKGKRQQPIRILDAGSGFGQYSYYLSGMSDKWRILAVDVKDEQIADCHNFFQKIGRNNVNFRKEDLVTYREPQETFDLVLSVDVMEHILEDVEVFKNFYASMKPGGMVLISTPSDQGGSDVHGGEESSFIEEHVRDGYNIQEIQDKLKSAGFSRTQAHYSYGTPGKISWRLSMKYPILMLGASKLFFIILPFYYLLVYPFCLLLNWLDTNGNHPTGTGLIVKAWK